A portion of the Myxococcales bacterium genome contains these proteins:
- a CDS encoding right-handed parallel beta-helix repeat-containing protein encodes MASRRHVLSLCKAALMALSIAAGCSFDGAEPADEARVATAQFKVTVGQGRLQMVVGESVELNATVTGSDPSSLYIVTYRSRDARVAAAATDGVITAVGRGETIVDVEATLIDSGVSSAASVVVAVGAGTLLDGGAPSSDSGGVADASLEAGPADGGVRDGGARDGGPVDSGVGVPDAAPPGGGTFDGGGGSTSPPANAVYFRDCAAGAAAGCVPGNNAHPGTLAAPKRTLAGIDLDALPAGATLVFARGGAWSDFRIALDNRNVTLAAPLTFADYGQGPLPRLATGTGTAVSFGQYGDTVVDGGYVFRNLKLDGMGTAQWGAFVQGGTRGVVFDGVEITGFDIGIHSQQSGAGFNQALTVRNSFLHHNREHGFLGDSNELLIEGCRIEDNNPSGGGFEHGIYLGGHSTGLTVRANAFRRNSVNVATGRCDGGNLTVHGQHDRVTIVDNLIEQSASDDGCFGISVTAGYASAEWLRNAVIRNNTIVNLGVCAVCMSAAPGALIEGNKIYNTQARYQVGVLVPAIATGPGDDVDTGAIVRNNLVCHSSPATGSASVSAPSAASITGNTYVTGAAATTGACAR; translated from the coding sequence ATGGCAAGTCGTCGTCACGTGTTGTCCCTGTGCAAAGCCGCGCTCATGGCCTTGTCGATCGCGGCAGGTTGTTCCTTCGACGGCGCGGAACCGGCCGACGAGGCACGGGTCGCGACGGCGCAGTTCAAGGTCACCGTGGGCCAGGGTCGCCTTCAGATGGTCGTCGGCGAATCCGTCGAGCTCAACGCGACCGTTACGGGGAGCGATCCTTCCAGCCTCTACATCGTGACGTACCGAAGTCGTGACGCGCGCGTGGCCGCCGCCGCGACCGATGGCGTCATCACGGCGGTCGGACGAGGCGAGACGATCGTCGACGTCGAAGCGACGCTCATCGACTCCGGTGTCTCGAGCGCAGCCTCGGTGGTTGTTGCGGTGGGAGCTGGCACCTTGCTCGATGGAGGCGCGCCCTCTTCGGACTCGGGCGGCGTGGCCGACGCTTCACTCGAGGCCGGACCTGCCGATGGCGGCGTGCGTGACGGCGGCGCGCGTGACGGGGGCCCCGTCGACAGCGGCGTCGGTGTGCCTGATGCAGCGCCTCCGGGCGGCGGTACGTTCGACGGCGGAGGCGGTTCGACCTCGCCTCCCGCCAACGCGGTCTACTTTCGGGATTGTGCGGCGGGCGCTGCGGCGGGCTGCGTGCCCGGCAACAACGCCCACCCGGGCACCCTCGCGGCTCCCAAGCGTACGTTGGCGGGCATCGACCTCGACGCCCTGCCGGCCGGCGCCACGCTCGTCTTCGCGCGAGGCGGCGCATGGTCAGACTTCCGCATTGCGCTCGACAACCGGAACGTGACCCTCGCGGCACCGCTCACCTTTGCGGACTACGGCCAAGGACCGCTCCCGAGGCTAGCCACCGGCACCGGCACGGCGGTGTCGTTTGGCCAGTATGGCGACACCGTCGTCGACGGCGGCTACGTGTTCCGCAACCTCAAGCTCGACGGCATGGGGACCGCGCAGTGGGGCGCCTTCGTTCAAGGTGGCACGCGTGGCGTCGTCTTCGACGGCGTCGAGATCACGGGCTTCGACATCGGCATTCACTCGCAGCAGTCAGGCGCTGGATTCAACCAGGCGCTCACCGTGAGAAATTCGTTTTTGCACCACAACCGGGAACATGGATTCTTGGGCGATTCGAACGAGCTTCTCATCGAGGGATGCCGCATCGAAGACAACAACCCCAGCGGCGGAGGCTTTGAGCATGGCATCTACCTCGGCGGACACTCGACGGGCCTCACCGTGCGCGCCAACGCCTTCCGGCGTAACTCGGTCAACGTGGCGACGGGCCGCTGCGACGGCGGCAACCTCACGGTCCACGGCCAGCACGATCGCGTGACCATCGTAGACAATCTCATCGAGCAGAGCGCATCGGATGACGGGTGTTTTGGCATCAGCGTGACCGCCGGCTACGCGTCGGCCGAGTGGCTGCGAAACGCGGTCATTCGGAACAACACCATCGTCAACCTCGGCGTCTGCGCCGTGTGCATGTCGGCAGCGCCGGGCGCGCTCATCGAGGGAAACAAGATCTACAACACCCAAGCGCGCTACCAAGTTGGCGTGCTCGTCCCGGCCATCGCCACCGGCCCGGGCGACGACGTCGACACCGGGGCGATCGTTCGCAACAACCTCGTGTGTCACTCCTCGCCAGCCACCGGCAGCGCGAGCGTCAGCGCGCCCAGCGCTGCCAGCATCACCGGCAACACCTACGTGACGGGCGCCGCCGCTACCACGGGCGCGTGCGCCCGCTGA